The genomic stretch AGTCACTTCTTCAGCCAGACGCTTCTGCGCGGTACGCAGGTGCGGTGCGTCTTCCATTTCCTTTTCCAGCGCTTCGATCTCATCCTTTTCAAGGAAGGTGAAGAGCTTCAGGAAACGGACGACATCACGATCATCGGTATTGATGAAGAACTGGTAGAAAGCATACGGTGATGTGACTTCCGCGTTCAGGTAGATGGCACCCTTTTCGGATTTACCGAACTTCTTGCCGGATGCCGTGGTGATCAACGGGAAGGTCAGGGCAAACGCCTCGGCCTGCTCGTCATCATGGGCATAGCGACGACGCACGAATTCGCAACCGGCCGTGATGTTACCCCACTGATCGCCGCCACCGATCTGCAACTTGCAGCCACGGGTCTTGTACAGGTGGTAGAAGTCGTAGCTCTGGAGGATCATGTAAGAAAATTCGGTGTAGGAAATACCACCGTCTTCACGACCGATGCGGCCCTTGACGGATTCCTTCTGCATCATCCAGTTCACGGAAAAGTGCTTGCCGACATCGCGCAGCAACTCGATGGCGGTCATATCCTTGACCCAGTCGTAGTTGTTCACGATGTCAGGACGATCACCGGTGTTTCTCTCAACAAAACGGCGAACCTGGCTCTTGATCTTCTCAAGACGCCCTTCCATGATCTCGGGGTTGGACAATTCACGTTCCTTGTCCTTGCCGGAGGGATCGCCAATACGGCCGGTAGCTCCACCCATGAGGTACATGGGATTGTGTCCAGCGCGCTTCATGCGCACAAGACAGAGCAACGGAACGAGGTTACCGACGTGGAGACTGGCGGCGGTAGGATCGAAGCCGCAATACATGCTGGCACCCGGATTGGCCAGATACTCGCGTACCTTGTCTTCGTCCGAAACCTGATTAATGAGCCCCCGCCATTTTAAATCATCGTAAATATTCATCGTTTCCTCATTGTTTCCGTGGGAAAAAACGTTTCCATTCGGTCCCTAGTCCTGTTGGTACGTGGCCATGGAAATGGCCCGCCCGGTCGTATCATCTATGTCAAAAACGGCGCCTTGTAAAACACCTCTTCCAGAGGCTGCTTCAAGCTGTCTTGGAAGGCCCGTCAAATACCTATCCAGGATAATCTCCGGCTTCATGCCGATGCAGGAATCCCGTGTGCCGCACATACCCAGATCGGTCAGGTAGGCAGTTCCTCCTGGCAGTACCCTGGCATCATTGGTCTGGACATGCGTGTGCGTTCCGACCATGGCCGAAACCTTGCCATCCAGGAAATATCCCATGGCGACTTTCTCACCCGTGGCTTCGGCGTGAAAATCGACCAGAATAATTTTCACCTCGGCTGTTAACTCGTCAAGAGCGGTCTCGATCGCCGCAAACGGACAATCAATGGGTGGCATGAAAGTACGCCCAATTATATTGATCACTGCCACCGGCGGAAGGCCGTCCTTACGGAAAATCCGCACCCCGGATCCAGGCAGATGATCGGCATAATTCAAGGGACGCAACAAGCGGCTATCCTGCTCAAGCATGTTGTACAGATCCTTGGCGGCCCAAATGTGGTTGCCACCAGTGATACCGTCCACTCCGGCCTTGAGAATCGCCTTGGCCTGCTTTGCAGTCAACCCAAAACCGTTGTTGGCATTTTCACCATTGGCAAAAACCAGATCAACTTCGAGTTCCTCGCGAATTCTGGAAACATCACTGGTAACAGCCGTAAGGCCGGGACGACCGATTACGTCGCCCAGAAACAATACACGCATTTTGATTGCTATCCTTGTCGTATTGGGGAAAGGGGCAATGGATGAAGTAATCATCCTCGCCGAGCAGGTCAACTACAGGCGCTGGAACACCGTGGGGGCCACCTGCTTGAGTGGGAGCCGCATGCCTGAAAGCGATTCCGAGTGCCCGATGAACAGATACCCGCCCTGCTTCAGGTT from Pseudodesulfovibrio profundus encodes the following:
- the tyrS gene encoding tyrosine--tRNA ligase; protein product: MNIYDDLKWRGLINQVSDEDKVREYLANPGASMYCGFDPTAASLHVGNLVPLLCLVRMKRAGHNPMYLMGGATGRIGDPSGKDKERELSNPEIMEGRLEKIKSQVRRFVERNTGDRPDIVNNYDWVKDMTAIELLRDVGKHFSVNWMMQKESVKGRIGREDGGISYTEFSYMILQSYDFYHLYKTRGCKLQIGGGDQWGNITAGCEFVRRRYAHDDEQAEAFALTFPLITTASGKKFGKSEKGAIYLNAEVTSPYAFYQFFINTDDRDVVRFLKLFTFLEKDEIEALEKEMEDAPHLRTAQKRLAEEVTRMIHGQHELDRVLAATEALFGQGDLKTVDPGTLRAALESAPHKHYAPGDVPDLPQMLVDLGLVKSKGQARKDVQGGGVYINGQRVEDGQEITNGDFIAGELMVIRKGKKNYGLITRG
- a CDS encoding TIGR00282 family metallophosphoesterase, whose translation is MRVLFLGDVIGRPGLTAVTSDVSRIREELEVDLVFANGENANNGFGLTAKQAKAILKAGVDGITGGNHIWAAKDLYNMLEQDSRLLRPLNYADHLPGSGVRIFRKDGLPPVAVINIIGRTFMPPIDCPFAAIETALDELTAEVKIILVDFHAEATGEKVAMGYFLDGKVSAMVGTHTHVQTNDARVLPGGTAYLTDLGMCGTRDSCIGMKPEIILDRYLTGLPRQLEAASGRGVLQGAVFDIDDTTGRAISMATYQQD